CTTCATAGAGCTGGTAAAACTTGTCACTTACTTGATGGTTAGAATTTAAAAGGGTTCCATCCATGTCTGTAACGACCATTTTTATTTGTGATAAATCCATAGGTTCAAAATTTAAAAGCAGCAAAGTTATTCTTTAAGCAGAGAACATTTGTGTTTAAATAGATAAGTTTGTGTGAATATTAGTTTTAAATGTTAAATACAATGAATTTTTATCAAACAGAAGTAAGATTAAGAAGTTTTTCGCGAGGGTTTCATTTGGTTACTACGGAGGTTTTGAATGCACTTCCTGAAATAAAAGCTATTAATGTTGGAATGCTACAGGTTTTTATAAAACACACATCTGCAAGTTTAACCATTAATGAAAATGCAGACCCAACCGTCCGTTTAGATTTCGAAAGTCATATGAATGTTATGGTTCCGGAGAATCAACCCTACTATAAACATGATTATGAGGGTGCTGATGATATGCCTGCCCATATTAAATCTTCATTGATGGGGGCTTCAGTTCAAATTCCAATTACAAATGGGCAGTTAAATTTAGGGATTTGGCAAGGAATCTATTTATGTGAACATCGGGATAATGCTTCTGGTAGACATATCGTTATCACAGCTTTTGGTAATTAGCTTATAAATTTTATAGTTAATGGGTATTTGTAGAATTCTCCTTTTGATGCTGCTATGCCTCCTATTATAGGGTACACAATTAAAAGAAGTGCGAGTGGTATTCCAATGATACTGAGGATAATGATAAATACAAATCCTATGAATATAAAAGTCAATAGTATGGAGATAAAA
This genomic stretch from Cellulophaga algicola DSM 14237 harbors:
- a CDS encoding secondary thiamine-phosphate synthase enzyme YjbQ, giving the protein MNFYQTEVRLRSFSRGFHLVTTEVLNALPEIKAINVGMLQVFIKHTSASLTINENADPTVRLDFESHMNVMVPENQPYYKHDYEGADDMPAHIKSSLMGASVQIPITNGQLNLGIWQGIYLCEHRDNASGRHIVITAFGN